The sequence ATCTGCTTTGAGGTGCTGATTCCTGCCCATCCTGCTCCCCATGGGCTGGTCTGTGCCGGAGCCTGGGCACTGCCTGCCTTTCCTGCCCCAACAACCTCCACCCTCTGCCCCTCTCCATCGCCTGCCCCACCACGAGCCCCAGCAAGGGGGCTTCAGGTGGGAGCTGCGGACCTCTGGGTGGGCTGCGCTGCCTTGATCCCAGCCTGGCATCGCTGCCTGCGTGCTGGGGACCCCCCTGTAGCCCATCCTGCTTACCCTGAGATGCTACTGAGGGGCAGGGAGAGACCGCTGGGTTCTCATGGCAAGGGTCATGGTAAGTGTGGCTAAAGAGGCACGGGCTGCAGAGCTCCCCTTCACTGCGTGAGGCTTCCCATGGCTCCGGGCTGCTGGGGTCACTGGTTAATGCTTCTCCATAGAGCTGGGACTCCTGACCCACTGCCCATCCAGCAtccagagcaaagcagggaaagcaaagcaggatgCACCGTCTGTGTGCCAGGCCACCCCCTGTGCCGGCCGCAGCGTTCCTGAGCCACGCTCTGCTTCCGCAGCGAGCACAGACCCTGTGCTGGTGACACACAACGCACTGCAGCTCCGGCTTGGGAAGAGGGGAGCTGGGAACCGCGGGATGGGGAGGGCTGGTGGGACCCTGCAGCAAACCTCGGCTCCCAGCGATGGACTGCAGGCTCTTGCAATGGAGACGGGTTTAATTCTAACGACACCAGAACCGCAACAAAccccctgtgtgtgtgtgaacagaGCCAGGGGATGTGTCGCTGTGCAGGGGAGCACAGTGTGTGCCCCCCACACTGCCCTGGCCTTGCTGGACCCAGCTCTGCCCCGCTGCTGCCTGCGCCCGGGCTCTGCAGCACACCTACCCCAGCTTAAATAGAATaaatacagtgaagaaaacagtaaaatcttcaagaaagaggcaaaaggaaagacaaCAGCAGGTCCAGGGGTCCAACCAAACTCCACGTGGGCTCTGGATTAGTTACTGAGGAAGGTCTATGAGAGCACAGTAAGTTCACAGCCGGAGACTCTCTTACCGCTGTCCTTATATCGAAACTTCGTATTCTCTTGTTtcctggaaagaaggaaaagccgGTAGCTGCTTTTCAGGATAATCCCACCATCCCCAGCTGGAAAGAGAGTCTGTGAGTATCATTCTCTTGGGTGCCATCCCTGCCCAGGACCTGCAGCCCACCTGGCCCCTGGGAGTGACAGGGATAGAGCCTCCCATCACTCAGTGCTCCCGCATCTGGGATCCATCCCATGGCTGCACACCCGGCACAACCCACAGCTCCCATCAGGACGGTCCCGGGAGCAGCGGGTGCAGCAGCACTCACCCCTGTCTCATAGATCGGGTTGTCAAACTCCGTTTCTACCGTGATCTGGCTGTAGGGGTGGGAGTACATGAGGGGCAGGCGGAGGCTGGAGTAGTACCGACACCTGCGGGAGAGCCCGGACTCACTGCACAGAACAAAGCACGACCAGCCCCGGCCTCCCACATCCCACATTCCTGCTCCTCCAGGACCCTGGAGCAGGAACTCAGTGCCTGGCTCCCCAGGGCCATGCCCAGGGCTCATTGCAggggttggacttgatgagctttgaaggtcccttccaacccaaaccattctgtgatgctgagCCAGCCCTGGCCATGTCCCCGTCTTCCACCACCATCCCCAGCCCAACTGCACATCCCACCTTGTGAGATAGATGTAGgctcctcccagcagcagggagatgaTCAGCACTGGGATGAATATGGCCAAGGCCATATTTCCTCCCTCGAGCGACgtctctgcagcagcttctgctacTAAAAGGACAAGATCTATTATGCTGGCATTTGCAAACACCCTGCGatcccctctgctgctcccttccctcctcccagctccaCACAGGCTCTGGCTGAGGGCCCTGCACAGGGCTTATCCACCAGATGCATTTCACTCACCTTCCAGAGCATGCTCAAAGCTGTCTTGATTCACTGGAAGAGAAATGGAGAGTTACTGGTACGTAACTGGGTTTGACTGGGTGCTTGCTGCGTGGGGACCCCAGCCCAGGGTCTCCTGCCCCATTCAGTCCCACATCGTGTGGGCCCTGTAGTTTTTAATCAGAGAGAGCATCCCTGCTGAGGTGGGCAAATGGCTGtgggaagcagcaaagcagcgAGCAGCCAGGCCTGCCCTGCActgccagccccatggctggggggttcgctccccctccccagggcagcagagTTGTGCAGCTCAGATCCAGGTCTCAGATGAGTTTAGGTCCCAGCTCAAGAACCACCGGGTCTGCAGCTGGATGAAGGTCCTTGGGATGTCCCAGGTTGGGGACAGAGGTGTTggtgtccccgtgtccccctGCCACCCCCCGCCGTTACCTTTGCAGATGGGCAGGGGTCCGCTCCAGTGGGACGGCTGCCCCAGGATGCATTTGATGGTCACCTCCCCCATGAGTTCAAAGCCCTCATAGCACATGAAGGTCAGGGACTCTCCTGGCAAGTAGAGGCGCTTGTAAAGTATTTGGTAGCCGTTTTCCGGCAGTCCTGGGTTATCACAGGCCAGCGACTCCTCGGCTGAAAGGGAACACATCCCGGGGTGAGCCCCAGGGCTTGGGCTGAGAGATGGAGCCTGGAGGGCAGAGGGGAAGCACCCAAGGTCTCACCCACCCCTCTTTAGGTAGCTCAAAGCTCTCCATCACCCCAAGCAGCCGGGGAAGGTCTTGGCTGCAGGAAAAGGCTTCTCTGCGCCCCCGAGagaggagctgagctgcaggagagcaggaggaacTGCCCCAACTTACAGACGCAGTGCGGGAGCCGCGAGGTCCAGATGGGCGTCCCGGTCTCGCGGCTGTAGCAGGTCAGCAGCGAGCTGCCCTCCAGCACGAAGCCGGGGTTGCACGTGTACTGGATGGTGGtgcccaccagcagcaccgGGTCGGAGATGAGGCGGGTCGAGTGCTCCACCTCCCCCGGGTCCGTGCAGTACATGACTGGGGAGGAGAAGCCGCCTGAGCCGCAGCCCCGGggccagcagcagtgacaggggCTGCAATGGGGACACAGCACGCGCTGCTGGGGCACTTACTCTTCTCGCAGAAGGGGGGGTCGCTGCTCCAGCTGAGGTCCCACTGGCAGGTGAGGGTGTCGCTCCCCACGATGTCGTAGCCCGGGTCGCACTGGTAGGTGATCTTGGCCCCTCTCACCAGCTCCGTGTGTGATGTGGTCTTCCAGCCGTTCTGGATCTCGGGCAGGTCAGAGCAGGAGTCGTTGCGGGACACCTCTGCAGCCAAGAGAGATGCTCCTGTCACACACCGAGCACAGCCCTCCTTGAAGGCACCGAGTGTGGACACGCAGCCCTTTGCCAAGAGCCTGTCCCTCCCCGTGCACCACAAATGGCACGTGCAGCAGCCActgggcagagggaaggggcagcagcaggtagAATCATaaactcatagaatggtttgtgttggaaaagaacttaagatcatccagctctaaccccctgccacgggcagggacaccttccactagagcaggttgctccaagcccctgtgtccagcctggccttgaacactgccagggatggggcagccacagcttctctgggcaccccgtgccagtgcctcagcaccctcacagggaagaactgcttccctatatctaatctaaatctcccctctttcagtttaaagcattccccttgtcctatcactatagtccctcTCTGGGGAAATGGGGGCTCCCCAGCCCTGACCCTAAAAGCAGGCAGAGGGTTGTGCTGGTAGAAACAGGGCAGTGTCAGTGCCAGCATCAGGACAAACACAGCAGCGTGGGCACACCgggctcagctctggctgcaggcacaggagcGGTGCAGGCTCTGTGGTCATGACACAGTGGGTTTGCCACAGTGCAGGGGTCAtgccctgctccccccagccccatgcccATGGCTGAGCTCAGCTGCAtgtgctgcagtgcagtgaGGAGGGACCTGCAGCCTCGCAGGTGATCTGCATTGCAGCTGGTTCTGCTTATCCTaaccagagctggcagcagcaggaagaaaacagccttGGAAGAAGCCTGCCAGGGGAAGCCAGgctggggagaggcagcagTGAGACCATGAGCAGCCGTGGGGAAGAAGTGTCCTTCCCAGCCCTTGTCCTTTCCTTGGCCATCAGCCTCCCTGCTCTGGCAGACATGGCTGCACCGAAGGATGATGCGAACAGACATCTCCAGTGGCAGTCTGAGCCTCTCCAGAGCAAGGAGCTGTGAACATCCATGTCAGGAGCCCACCCTCCCGTGGGCTTCTGTGACGTCTCCTGAGAGGACACCTCGGTGCAGTGTGTCATGCCTGGCAGTGTGAGTATGGGGGGTCCTGCATCCCTATTTCCAGCAATTCCTTTCCCTGTTCTGCTCCACCGTTGCACTGGGCCAGACCAGGACTAATGGGGACCAAAACTGCCACTGCCTTCTTGTCAGCCTGGACGAGGGGACACCCCAGCAGTGACTGACCCTGAgacctgcagcagggcaggggtgcCTGCAGAGCTCGGTGGGATGTGCTGGTGTCACAGCTCTCCCTGATTCCAGACCCAGcttctggacaacctgttctGCTGCATGTCACAGTCCCCacctgcacaacagcagcagggGACACCCCCAGCGCCCCGCTCTCCGTACCGATGTAGTTCATGATGAATCCTTGCCCCTTCCCGAAGACGAGCCCGGCCGGGTCCGAGTGGAACTGGATGGTGAGGTCGGGGCTGGAGGAGTAGAGCTTCTGCGGGCCGCTGCTCCCCACGTACTGGCCCAGGATGCGAGCGGTGAGCTCGTCCCCATCGTAAACCGTGAGGATGTCGCTGCTGGTGAGGTTCAGGCTGGAGGGAGAACCGGGTGAGACCGCGCGGGGACTGCCGCGAGGGGGCAGTGTCGGACCGCGGACAGGCGGCTGGGACGGGCTGGGAACGGCAGGGAACGGCTGGGAACGGCAGGGAAGCGTCAAACCCCGCTCCATACCCAGGCCCAGCACCAACAGTAGCCTCCATCCACCCcatctgcagcagggatgcGGCTGCCCCTGGAGCGAGGTTGAAAAGGGACTCTCCTGTCCTTGCTCCCAGCAAAAGATGGGTGATGGATGCACATCCCGAGGGAAACACTGatcccagcagccctgctgccaggctgtttctccctgcagccccaccaCAAGCTGCCCactgggtgctggtggtgtgGGTGAGTTATCAGCTTATCCCCAGGGACGGGCACAGactctgcctttccctgctcGCATCCTGCACATCAGCAAGGggagcaccaccagcacccagtGCTGTGCCGGGCAGCACAGGaggggccagggcagggactcCACATCCTCCCCTTCCCATGGGAAGCACCAGGATGCTCCCAGCTCCGCAGGAACCTCCATCAGGtcagaggcagaagcagctctCTGGGCAGCCCTGGCACTGTGAGTGCCATACCTGAGGCACGGGACGTGCTCAGTCTCTGTGGGACCCCTCCCCTGCACATCAGCAGTGCGATTCATCCTTGTCTGCAGGCACCTGAGCCGATCCCCAAACCTTTTATTAAGAATATTCTCGGAAGGCACCCAGCTAATCCCCGTGGCAAGCTGACATTTGTAgtaaatctctgctttctgtcagACACGATTTTCTCAGTGACATTTATGTCTGATGACTTTAGATCACTCGGCATCCAGTTCTGCTCAGCCCAAGCACCCACAGAGCCGGGAGAGGTGCACAGGGAGCTCCCACTTGGGATTTTAGAGGGAGCTTTAAAATCGTTATGACTCTAAGCCCCTACTGGAAACATGCCCTCCTCTTGAAAACCCAGAATAGCATCGGAGGAGATTCCCTTTGCATCGGCAGCATCATCATGCCAAGGGCTCCCAGCTTGAACATCGAATCCTGTACCCCTCTGACCTCAGCATGTGCCTGCCTGTGACAGTATTCAGAAGCCATCTCAGGAGCAATTAACTACTGCAGTGGATGGTGTAACAGCACTTTGAACTCAGAGAGCAGCACTGGGTGCTGCCCTGGACCTCTCCTGAGTGCATCATAGGGGACTAGGAAAGCTGCGAGGAGGAGAACAGGGAAATGGTGCAGTTCCCTGGGGCAAGGGAAGTGTGGATACTGCAACCAAGTGAGCTGAGCACTGGCAGGGCAGAGACAGGCACTGAGGTCCTGGGCTACTCACAGCTGGATGTCCAGAAACAGCCTCTTCTCCTCACCAACATGGACCCTCCAGACGCAGTCCTCCCCCTCCGCGTAGGGCTCTGGCCAGTTTGGGGACAGGATCACACCGGCCACAGCAGTCAGTTCCCCCCCGCACGTGGCTGCATGAGCGAGAGGCAGGCAAGGCTCAGCAGGGTCCAGGGGATGCTTGTACCCAGCAGCCAGCATCACCCCGTGGTGCCGGGACTGACCTCGGCACAGCGGCTCCGTGTCGTTCCAGTACGGGTCCCGCATGTTGACACACTCGATGACGGCGGGGCCCTGCTCCAGGGAGTGCCCGGGGTCACACGTGAACTCCACGGTGGTGCCCAGGTTGTAGGTGGGGTCCGAGGTGGTGAAGTTCCCGTTCTGGATGTAGGGCTCGTAGCAGTGGCCCCGCTCGAAGGCTGGAAGAGAAGATCCCCCGTGAGCCACAGGGATATGGAGCTGGCTGGGGGAGCGCTGCCTTCCCCTGGCCCTCACAGCCTCAGCTCTGGGGTTTGCTCAACGAGCCCTGGGCTCATCCCCAGCTACAAACCCTTCATCCCACCATGCACGGGTGGCCTTTTCCATGGTGAATTTTACAGGCAATTAGGATTAAGAACAGCTTATCTGTCCTGAGCCACACGGGCTTAACCAAACCACGCTTTCACTGTATAACAGCACCAGTAACGCACTCGCTGTGCCACCAGTTGCTGTGTTTGCTGAGCTGGGATTACTGCGGGTACCAGAATGAGAGCTCATCACCTTCGAAGCGTATGTTGAAAGCTGTGGCAGCCGCGGGCTCCTCGGCGAGGAAGTCGATCCTGATGGAGGAGCCGTCGCTGATCACCCCCTCGAAGGGCACGCTGTCGGCACGCAGCGAGTCGTAGAGGACCGTGGACTGGTTCGTGTCCCCGCTGTACACCACCATCCTGCATGGGAGGACACAGCACGTTACACAGCAGAAGTGGCCCCACACTCCCCTCCTCACCAGCTCCAGTGCTCCCGGAGCTCAGCATTGTAAAGGAATCATGCAAACAAAAGATCACCAACCAGATAAGTCTCTTTTACAGTGTCATAAACAGGGgcttcattctttcattttactaCAAGCCATAAACCTGCTTTATTGCCTGTTACCAGACTGAATGCTAATGCTCTTTAAACACAAGGATCAGCACCGTAAGCGTGTCCTTTGTGTTACAGGTGCTGGTAGCGTGGGACTCGCAGCTTCTTGTGCCATAGCGCTGAGCATTGGGTATctggggggaggaaaggagcagTGTgacacagcacacagcacactGCATCACCCCACAGCCAGCAGGATCAGACCTGCCGCATCCCGTGGCACGAAGCACAGGGCCTGGGGATAGCAGGGCTGGGGTTCTGCGCCTGCATCTTGCAGCTCTTTCTGCTCAAGACCTGTTGTGCCTCCCAAGTGCATGAACACATAAATCATGAACCTCTGTTTCTGCACTGGGACCATTCTCTGTCCCCATCCCTACCGTCCTCTGGCTGACAGCCTCCCCGATGCTGTACCCTGAGCTCGGGTCAGTGCTGCCCCATAGCATCACACATCTCATCCTGCAGCCCAGGCAccaggagagcaggagatgTGATGTGGGGGTGCTGAGACCAGTTTAGAGCTTCCAAGCTTTGGCATATTCAGCTCCCAGCGaagctccctgctcctcaccctgGGCAGAGCAAAGCTGCATTCCCATGGGAAACGTGCTCACCGCAGACCTGGCGCTGGACACATGAGCGGCTCCGGAGCCTTACCTGTCCCTCTCGGTCAGCAGGAGCTTCTCGAAGTGGAGGTGCAGCTTCTGCCCCGGGGGGGCCCCGATGGCCCACACGCAGTACATGCTGCTCGACTGGTTCCCGGTGTAGCTGGGCGAGAGGACGCGGCCGATGGTGGCGTTTCGGACCGTCCCACCGCAGGGCGCTGCCaacacagagcacagctcagACACACACAGCAAAGGGCACGGGTGGGCTCCTGCACCCGGGGCTTCTGCACAGCAAAGGGGATGAGCCCCtccactgctgcctgcccagcctCGATCTGCAGTCTtaaatcacagcctggtttgtgttggaagggaccttaaagctcatctagttccaaccccctgccacgggcaaggacaccttccactagagcaggttgctccaagcccctgtgtccaacctggccttgaacactgccagggatggggcagagaggTTAATGCATGAACCTCCTGCCTGGCTCCCCTTTGGTTTATGTATACACATGTATGCTCACACACACAACAAAtctatgatttcttttcttgtacCTGCCTAATCAGGAGACAGGTTCTGCTGCCACCGAAGTGAAAACCTGAAGCACCTTGGCCTGGGCATTGCTTTCGCTCTCTTCAGGACTGCATTCAACTCATGGCACGAAGAAAACAACCCTCGTTTATTCCTTTGGGGATCCCAGTTTTTCCCAGCAGCGAGGCTGATGAGGCACATACCTGAGCAGATCGGCTCCGGGCTGCTCCAGTGCGGCCTCGACGCGTTGATGCACGTCAGCACCCTGGGACCCTGCAGCTCATAGCCCAGGTGACAGTGAAAATGAGCAACTCCCCCCGAGTGCAAATCCATCACGGTGACGTCTCCGAAGTCGGGCCTCCGTGGGAAGTTGCAGCTCAGCATAAACACTGCAACGAGCACACACATTTCAGAGCTTGGGGCTGTCGCAGTCAGAGGGGGGGACAGTGACAGCCCTCGCTGCGGGTGTCGGCTGCAGAGCACCGGCGAACGGTCACGCTGCTGCTTCTCAACCTGTTACTGCTTCTGCCCAGACCCAGTTTCTATTTTAGAGAGAATTTGCTTGAACTCATCTATTTTTTATAgctctttaaggaaaaaatagacTCGCAGGCTGAGTtgtgcaggaggagctgctgcacgGGGACAGAAACGGGGCAGGGAGGGTGTGAGGAGCTCAGCCAGTGCCAGGGTCTGCGATATTGGTGCATGTTGTACTCTCTGCTCTGGGCATAACATGGGCTGTTCCACGCGCCCCGGTGATGCTCTCAGCACGGGCACACAGTGATACAGGAGCCCAGCATCCTGCCACCCTGCAGCCCAGTGGGGTGAGCCCCAAGGCACCAACATCCCATCGCACCCCCCCTCGCGCACCCCCATCGCGGAGGCACCCACCCTGGTAGTGAAGCTGGAAGGTCCCCACCACCTCGTCCTGGAAGGTGCGGAAGTAGACGGAGATGGTGTTGGTGGGGCTGCGGATCACCTGGCCCTCCACCAGCAGCGTCTGGTTGGCCAGGACCACGAGGGCATCGCCGTCCACGCCGCGGATGGAGAGCACCTCCCCGTCCGACAGGTTCACACTCTTCACCTGGGTGGGACCAGAGACCCGTGAGCTGCGGGATGAATGGGGATCCCATCCCAGCCCCGAACACACACAGCACGGGGGTCATCACGGACAGGAGCTGCTTGTTCAGTGGTGATGGagctgcctgtgcccagcaTGAGCCCAAGGACTCCCATAACCACTGACCCTTGGGACAGCAGGCACAGGGAGTTGGAGCTGCACGCTTGAGGTGCATTTTGATGCTGGATGGATGCTCCTGTGCAGCACAAGGTGACCCATGTCTGCTTCCCTGCTGAAACTGAGGGTTTGGACAGGCAGGGAGGGTTagacaggaggaaaatgaaagggaaCCATGAGTCAGGGCAGGTGGGGCCCCAATTCCACCTGCATCCACCCTGGAAGCAGCCCTACACCTTGAGGTACCATAGCATGGAGCATGGAGCAGGCTTGCTGGTCCCAGCAGGGCAGGTCTGCAACCAAACCAGGGTACATTTGTATGTAGAGCTTGATGCTCAGCAGGGATCCTCCCCAGGATCCCTCCTCCACACCGGGGAGTCACACAGCAAATGTGCCTAATGAGTGGTCCCAAAAGactttaattattatttggaAATAGCTGAAAAGTAACCTCACATTTGCATTTTACGTCCATTTAGCTAAATAAATGGGCTcatatttcagcagaaagatgCTCATCAGATCATTTGTTTCCTTAAGTGAGTGTGCGAGGACCGGAGCTCTATATTTAGCTCACACCACAGCCTTAGCCCGTGACTGCGAGCACTCCCCATCATGTTGTGACTAGAAggatttgctgctgttgctacAACTGTGCCCGTATCCAGTGCACGAGGTGGGGATGTGACCGGCTCCAAGGACCACTGAGCCACGAGCAGCGCTTGGCATCCTCTGACCTTCTGCTGGAATAAGGGAGATTTCCACTGGAGAAACAACATCAGCCCCATTGAGTaactccctgcctgccccagagGTCCACAAGCCCTGGAAAAACTTAGTCTGGGTCAGAGCCTGTCTGGGCTCACCCCAGACCATCCTTTTAACCCAGGAGAAACAGATTTTGCCTTGTTttgcagcaggatgctggggcACTGCAGAGTCTGGTCtttgctgcagggcagagcagacCTGTCCTCACGGGCACTGTGCAGTGCACTGGAAACATAAGCCAAGTGCATGCCCCAAACCCTGACCTGCCCCCTGGgttctttcttctccaggtttTGTCCTGAAAACATGCCACGCCAGCACAGCGTGCACACATTGAGCCTGGTGTGATGGCTTGGGTCTAATTATTAATGAATGGAATGAATTAAATGTTATTAGGGATGAATTATTTGGAGCATGGGATCCAGGGATGCTAAAGCGAACGgctccccccagctcccactggGGCAGAGTTTTGCTTCCTGAGCTGGGTCTGAATCACTGCAAAGACATTTCCAGGGTGTTTCTAACACACATTTTGTTCTGCAATCGCTCAAAGACAAGCCTGCTCCCCTCTAGCTTCCTCTGATCACTACCATCACACACACTATCCAGCACCAAATTGCTCTGggaaattggaaagaaaaacattcaggaGAGCTGCTCAAGCAGCCCAGTGGCACCAAGCTGCCTTTCCGCCCTCCCCAAGCCGTGCTGCTGGGAAGCGGGTTcaaggagcagctccagcctgcagagctctgcagaagagACGGAGCTGGTGGATGCTGCGGCATCTCCCAGCCCTTTGCAGGGTGCCCTGTGTTGGGGATATGGCTCAGCTGCACCATCAGCCTCCCGCTCCTGCAAGCCCAGGCTCAGAGGAGCCTGGAGCAGGGGTGTCACTGCACAGCTCCAGTGCCAGGTAGGCAGGATCCTCCGAGGACCGGGAGCGACCGGCGGGTAGAGCCGATGCAGTGGCCTCGCGCCAGGGACCGGCAGCACTGCGAGAGGGACCATATGTGTGAGTTCCTGCCAGGGGCTGGGCAGGATGAGTTCTTGCTTTAATCAAAGCCTGCACCAATGTCAGCTCCTAAAGAGCCTGTTGGGAAGACAGGAGGGATCCTTCACTCcggctgccagccctgctcaccCACTAGACAAATCTCCTGAGGGAAACTCTATTTCCTGCCAAGAAGATTCAAGGGGTTTAACCATAAATACAGTTTAACAGAGCActggcagggctgtggcacTGCACCTGCCTGGCGTGGGGACATGGCTCTGGCTGCAATGCTGCCAGCAGCGAGCCAAGCAGGGACCCTGAGCACCacacagcaccacacagctcctTTTGCTGTCCTATGCCCCTTTTCCCCAGCCCTGGGTGAGGGGCTGGATGCTGCAAGGAGCTGGGATGCTGCAaggagctgggatgctgctgggggctgGTGGCCTTTGGGGTTTGCTCCCAGcccctgtcccccccccagcagtggcagcttgggcagggacacctcc comes from Strigops habroptila isolate Jane chromosome 11, bStrHab1.2.pri, whole genome shotgun sequence and encodes:
- the SEZ6L gene encoding seizure 6-like protein isoform X2 — translated: MPGPRGLCLLALLLGSPAAPRPDSGSGAALVPASPDPLAADELVEKTVHGAGELGHAMGSVGAGELGHATALNLLPAMEDGTEPAAEETVPLVQSHVLPTPTTAPDAGAKQTFPVKKKPPTPKHVNTARKHPRPKAAPPGSPRAASPASPMRPGLPTTSQEPRAAAGVGDTEQSPPELPWGGQATTSHPALQISPSTLPPAAPWHLTDSTGDAGSAPTMAPTRDAGNRTDSAEREVHTAEESQETTTSTIITTTVITTEPTPVLCSMSFHDPEGYIDSTDYPPLPQHSYLECTYNVTVYTGYGVELQVKSVNLSDGEVLSIRGVDGDALVVLANQTLLVEGQVIRSPTNTISVYFRTFQDEVVGTFQLHYQVFMLSCNFPRRPDFGDVTVMDLHSGGVAHFHCHLGYELQGPRVLTCINASRPHWSSPEPICSAPCGGTVRNATIGRVLSPSYTGNQSSSMYCVWAIGAPPGQKLHLHFEKLLLTERDRMVVYSGDTNQSTVLYDSLRADSVPFEGVISDGSSIRIDFLAEEPAAATAFNIRFEAFERGHCYEPYIQNGNFTTSDPTYNLGTTVEFTCDPGHSLEQGPAVIECVNMRDPYWNDTEPLCRATCGGELTAVAGVILSPNWPEPYAEGEDCVWRVHVGEEKRLFLDIQLLNLTSSDILTVYDGDELTARILGQYVGSSGPQKLYSSSPDLTIQFHSDPAGLVFGKGQGFIMNYIEVSRNDSCSDLPEIQNGWKTTSHTELVRGAKITYQCDPGYDIVGSDTLTCQWDLSWSSDPPFCEKIMYCTDPGEVEHSTRLISDPVLLVGTTIQYTCNPGFVLEGSSLLTCYSRETGTPIWTSRLPHCVSEESLACDNPGLPENGYQILYKRLYLPGESLTFMCYEGFELMGEVTIKCILGQPSHWSGPLPICKVNQDSFEHALEAEAAAETSLEGGNMALAIFIPVLIISLLLGGAYIYLTRCRYYSSLRLPLMYSHPYSQITVETEFDNPIYETGETREYEVSI
- the SEZ6L gene encoding seizure 6-like protein isoform X1, whose product is MPGPRGLCLLALLLGSPAAPRPDSGSGAALVPASPDPLAADELVEKTVHGAGELGHAMGSVGAGELGHATALNLLPAMEDGTEPAAEETVPLVQSHVLPTPTTAPDAGAKQTFPVKKKPPTPKHVNTARKHPRPKAAPPGSPRAASPASPMRPGLPTTSQEPRAAAGVGDTEQSPPELPWGGQATTSHPALQISPSTLPPAAPWHLTDSTGDAGSAPTMAPTRDAGNRTDSAEREVHTAEESQETTTSTIITTTVITTEPTPVLCSMSFHDPEGYIDSTDYPPLPQHSYLECTYNVTVYTGYGVELQVKSVNLSDGEVLSIRGVDGDALVVLANQTLLVEGQVIRSPTNTISVYFRTFQDEVVGTFQLHYQVFMLSCNFPRRPDFGDVTVMDLHSGGVAHFHCHLGYELQGPRVLTCINASRPHWSSPEPICSAPCGGTVRNATIGRVLSPSYTGNQSSSMYCVWAIGAPPGQKLHLHFEKLLLTERDRMVVYSGDTNQSTVLYDSLRADSVPFEGVISDGSSIRIDFLAEEPAAATAFNIRFEAFERGHCYEPYIQNGNFTTSDPTYNLGTTVEFTCDPGHSLEQGPAVIECVNMRDPYWNDTEPLCRATCGGELTAVAGVILSPNWPEPYAEGEDCVWRVHVGEEKRLFLDIQLLNLTSSDILTVYDGDELTARILGQYVGSSGPQKLYSSSPDLTIQFHSDPAGLVFGKGQGFIMNYIEVSRNDSCSDLPEIQNGWKTTSHTELVRGAKITYQCDPGYDIVGSDTLTCQWDLSWSSDPPFCEKIMYCTDPGEVEHSTRLISDPVLLVGTTIQYTCNPGFVLEGSSLLTCYSRETGTPIWTSRLPHCVSEESLACDNPGLPENGYQILYKRLYLPGESLTFMCYEGFELMGEVTIKCILGQPSHWSGPLPICKVNQDSFEHALEVAEAAAETSLEGGNMALAIFIPVLIISLLLGGAYIYLTRCRYYSSLRLPLMYSHPYSQITVETEFDNPIYETGETREYEVSI